Proteins encoded in a region of the Carassius auratus strain Wakin chromosome 21, ASM336829v1, whole genome shotgun sequence genome:
- the LOC113038634 gene encoding sialidase-3-like, whose amino-acid sequence MASKSHPEAQHSLPARTALFQQKDGKTYRIPALIYISDAQTFLAFAEERSTPRDSDAKVLVMRRGLLLNGSLQWSPAQTLSSARLPDHRTMNPCPVYERKSKTIYLFFVCILGKTTEFHQIATGRNQVRLCYVTSTDYGQNWSKLTDLTNIVGDEICNWATFAVGPGHGIQMKSGRLIIPAYVYYIHCRCFPFHFPLIVRPHALAFFSDDCGVTWQMGEKLPMKSCECEMAEIIDHSDGSHLYCNARSTCGHRVEALSESRGEAFDNPHVAQKLVEPHHGCQGSVLSFPVPKPSEEVEKSPNDCLTQSDTKTWLLYSHPTNKKKRKDLGVYLNKSPLKTSGWCHPWIIHKGPSGYSDLTQCEEERFACLMECGEKSEIEEIAFVEFKLSNILCT is encoded by the exons ATGGCATCAAAAAGCCACCCAGAAGCCCAGCATTCCCTGCCTGCACGAACAGCATTATTCCAACAGAAGGATGGTAAAACATATAGGATTCCTGCTCTAATCTACATCAGTGATGCTCAGACATTCCTTGCCTTTGCTGAAGAGCGCAGCACTCCACGTGACAGTGATGCAAAAGTGTTGGTCATGAGGAGAGGATTACTGCTAAATGGATCCCTTCAG TGGTCTCCTGCTCAAACGCTCTCTTCTGCTCGTTTGCCGGATCATCGCACCATGAATCCATGTCCAGTCTATGAGAGGAAATCCAAAACCATCTATCTGTTCTTTGTCTGCATATTGGGCAAAACCACAGAGTTTCACCAGATTGCTACGGGTAGAAACCAAGTACGGCTGTGTTACGTCACTAGTACAGACTATGGCCAAAACTGGAGCAAGTTAACAGATTTAACAAATATTGTTGGAGATGAGATTTGCAATTGGGCTACTTTTGCAGTCGGACCAGGACATGGTATTCAGATGAAAAGTGGAAGACTAATCATTCCAGCTTATGTTTATTACATACATTGTAGGtgttttccttttcattttccaCTCATAGTCAGGCCTCATGCTTTAGCGTTCTTTAGTGATGACTGTGGTGTCACCTGGCAGATGGGAGAAAAACTCCCAATGAAATCCTGCGAATGTGAGATGGCTGAGATCATAGACCACTCTGATGGGAGTCATTTGTACTGCAACGCCCGTAGTACATGTGGTCACAGAGTGGAGGCTTTAAGTGAGAGCAGGGGGGAGGCTTTTGACAACCCTCATGTTGCTCAGAAACTCGTGGAGCCCCATCATGGCTGCCAGGGTAGTGTGTTGAGCTTCCCTGTGCCCAAGCCATCAGAAGAAGTGGAGAAGAGCCCAAATGATTGCTTGACACAGTCAGACACAAAAACATGGTTACTCTATTCCCAtccaacaaataaaaagaaaaggaaggatCTTGGAGTTTACTTGAACAAATCACCCTTGAAAACGTCTGGTTGGTGCCATCCATGGATCATCCATAAGGGTCCCAGTGGATATTCAGATTTGACACAGTGTGAGGAGGAGCGATTTGCCTGCCTCATGGAGTGTGGAGAGAAAAGTGAGATTGAGGAAATAGCCTTTGTGGAATTTAAACTCAGCAATATATTGTGCACTTGA
- the LOC113039200 gene encoding LOW QUALITY PROTEIN: X-ray radiation resistance-associated protein 1-like (The sequence of the model RefSeq protein was modified relative to this genomic sequence to represent the inferred CDS: deleted 1 base in 1 codon), with protein MLFFKKCSGQANPLPLEYGLTRAFGFSSQTSIDDKEDIDISQDHFDLTSADIFFETNQNAEPFFVTEINGSNESEYQEDPDDSKETELEKGSKACPEKLVGYEILLDDTPELEMPEFSGIQQAISVLEHMLKNLLVFRDSKANLDLPQKPYTEREKKIKNLPPLGPKKSKGEKVEEHFAQIKEGKTIIKVPLDKVLGAGNGICKREYEEALTLLKDMKRKYKTVYLNRKEWAAQIETEMMCNLN; from the exons ATGCTCTTCTTCAAGAAATGTTCTGGACAAGCTAATCCTCTACCCTTAGAGTATGGGTTAACTCGTGCATTTGGCTTCTCGTCTCAAACAAGCATTGACGACAAGGAAGACATTGACATAAGCCAGGACCATTTTGACTTGACAAGTGCAGACATATTCTTTGAGACGAATCAAAATGCAGAGCCGTTCTTTGTTACAGAG ATTAATGGCTCAAATGAATCTGAATACCAAGAAGATCCAGATGATTCAAAGGAAACCGAACTGGAAAAAGGCAGCAAAGCATGTCCAGAAAAACTGGTTGGTTATGAAATCTTACTTGATGACACACCTGAGCTGGAAATGCCTGAGTTTTCTG GAATTCAACAAGCCATTAGTGTTTTGGAGCACATGCTCAAGAACCTGCTTGTGTTTAGAGATTCTAAAGCAAATCTGGACCTTCCACAGAAGCCGTACACCGAAAGAGAGAAAAAG ATTAAAAATTTGCCTCCTTTGGGACCAAAGAAGTCGAAGGGAGAAAAAGTTGAGGAACATTTTGCCCAAATAAAGGAGGGGAAAACGATAATCAAAGTTCCATTAG ATAAGGTACTCGGAGCAGGGAATGGTATCTGTAAGAGAGAATACGAGGAAGCACTGACTCTACTGAAG GACATGAAAAGGAAGTACAAGACCGTTTATCTGAACAGAAAGGAATGGGCAGCTCAGATTGAGACTGAGATGATGTGTAATCTAAACTAA